In one window of Solanum pennellii chromosome 2, SPENNV200 DNA:
- the LOC107008925 gene encoding rac-like GTP-binding protein ARAC1, which translates to MSASRFIKCVTVGDGAVGKTCLLISYTSNTFPTDYVPTVFDNFSANVVVNGATVNLGLWDTAGQEDYNRLRPLSYRGADVFILAFSLISKASYENVSKKWIPELKHYAPGVPIVLVGTKLDLRDDKQFFIDHPGAVPITTAQGEELRKTIGAPSYIECSSKTQENVKGVFDAAIKVVLQPPKAKKKKGKSQRACSIL; encoded by the exons ATGAGCGCATCCAGGTTCATCAAGTGTGTCACCGTTGGTGATGGTGCTGTTGGAAAGACTTGCCTCTTGATTTCCTACACCAGCAATACCTTCCCCAcg GATTATGTGCCAACGGTGTTTGACAATTTCAGTGCAAATGTGGTTGTCAATGGGGCTACTGTCAACCTAGGGTTGTGGGATACTGCTG GACAGGAGGATTACAATAGGTTAAGACCTCTGAGTTATCGTGGAGCTGATGTTTTCATTTTGGCATTCTCTCTCATCAGTAAAGCCAGTTATGAAAATGTTTCCAAGAAG TGGATTCCTGAGTTGAAGCATTACGCCCCTGGTGTCCCTATTGTGCTTGTTGGAACAAAACTTG ATCTTCGAGATGATAAGCAATTCTTCATAGACCATCCAGGTGCCGTGCCAATTACTACTGCTCAG GGTGAAGAGCTGAGGAAAACAATTGGTGCACCTTCCTACATTGAATGTAGTTCAAAAACACAGGAG AATGTAAAAGGAGTATTTGATGCTGCCATTAAAGTTGTGCTCCAGCCACCCAaggcaaagaaaaagaaagggaagTCCCAAAGGGCCTGCTCAATTTTGTGA